AATGGTATAATTTggttgtaattttattttattttgaaaacaatgaaaaactatcattaatttattttttctgtgttTTAATAACCATATTAAATGTAGTTATCTATATACGTTgctaatttaaatgttttgatgcTATGTATATCATAATACTATATtggttttgatatttttatttgaattaatctttatatttattttgaggAATTCTATAAAGCAAAGTTATTCTCTGAATTCTATTAATAAATACCATCAATGtattaatataaatcatatatatatatatatatatatatatatatatatatatatatatatatatttgttacttatttttcttaagccaaacataaagaaaattaaatttagggACTcaaaagttgagttagatatATAGAACTAGTCACTAATGTATactgtttaattttaaaaggtaAGAAATATAAGATTAACTTAGTGTAAAGTTGAAAAGGAGAGTGgaataatgttttatataattttgttttgaggaaaaaattacattattataaaaatatttatttttggtagttttatttaaattattaatgattaattgTCACatgtattcattaaaaaaaacttaatatgtaattaatatatatattaaattactttaatcaCTACCCGAGTTTAAACAAGgagttttattaaataaaaaactttaactGAAAAGATTTGATGGTTTATATCGATAAAAAGGATATGCATTCTTGATAATAAAAGGATTAATCtatagaaattttttataagtaaaaagaaaaaatatatatatatatatatatatatatatatatatatatatatatatatatatatatatatatatatatatatatatatatatatatatatatatatataattgtagcTAGATATAGTAAAAAagctaaatttaaatatatagttaTTGAAGTTTGTCACTCAAACTACTTTTCTAAGTAAAAGTATGCATGCATTtcattcaattatattaatttaaaaatagttaaaatataaatgatctGAATTTCATCATGGGCAAGTGTATAAAATCTTTATAGTCATTGGAGTCTTTTTTACACAAAGCATGCAGATGCAAAATTTCATTATTGATCACGAAATCTCTTTGAATTTGTATGCCTACGTTAATATCATTATACATTGATGAACAaagaaattcaatatataacTTTTCAACGTTGAtttctcatttctatttctCGAAATGTCGATTAAACTTTGTTTAGTCTGTTTTATTTTGGTCAAATACTcgtcacatttttttttaatatagaaagTGACATTACATATTGGTGATTTTGATTATTCTGTGATTAGGGGGAGTTATATACTCTGCCACCAACCCATTAATACTATTCAATAGCCATGACAAACTcgtattataattattaattaagtcaACTCTTAAagatataaattatttcttGTTATCTTCATCTTacaaataatttacaatattataGTTAAAGATATAATATAGTTAAAACCATCAGCAAACCGAAATGCAAGTTCTCATAAAGTAACTAACAGTCACAATCAAAATTTGGTTGAATAACACTTAGAAACAAAAATCTCATTCAACTTTCCTTTTGCGTGTCAGTGTGAATGTGCTAAATTACCTTCAAAAGGTATAACAACAACTTGACCAACACATAACAACATTATTCTTTCTCATATTAAACTTCTTATAATAacactttttttcttatcttcaacTAATTTTAGTTATCAAAATACCATCATGTTCCCATTTGCAGTCAACTATACTTATCTATGGCCTTTGGAATCCATGGGAATCAGATTCAAAATAAGTGAAGACAGCTACGTAAAaagttttcactaaaaaaacaGACGACAAACTGCTTTCAGTTTTCCGACATTACAACATGATCAACCGTAAGTCTTATGTTTGCCTTGCAAAGGCAATTCCAGCTACGTTGGTGCTTTTGCTGGCTATGTCTGAAGGTATTTCAGGACTAACACAAGCTGAAGCTCTTCTTAGGTGGAAACAAAGTCTACCTGATCAACCCATTCTGGAGTCGTGGGTGATCAACTCCACTGCAACAACTCAAACTCCATGTTCATGGCGAGGTATCACGTGTGATTCCCAAGGCACTGTCACTGTCATAAACTTGGCTTATACTGGACTTGCAGGTACCCTTCAAAATCTCAACTTGTCTGTTTTTCCCAGCCTTCTTCGTCTTGATCTCAAAGTAAACAATCTCACTGGCACCATACCACAAAACATTGGGGTGCTCTCAAACCTCCAGTTTCTTGACCTTTCCACCAACTATTTCAATGGCACTCTGCCTCTTTCCATTGCCAATCTGACTCAAGTTTTTGAGCTTGATGTGTCGAGAAATGATGTATCAGGGGTATTAGACCCTTCCCTGTTTCCTGATGGATCAAACAGCCCCAAAAGTGGCCTCATTGGTATCAGGAACCTCCTCTTTCAGGACACCCTGCTGGGTGGCAGAATCCCAGATGAAATAGGGAACATTAGAAACCTGACTCTTCTAGCTCTTGATGGAAACAGCTTCGATGGCCCTATTCCGCCTTCTCTTGGCAACTGCACGCATTTAAGCATTCTCAGAATGCCTCAAAACCAACTCTCAGGGCCAATACCTCCCAGTATCGGTAAATTAACCAATCTAACCGATGTTCGCTTTTTCTCCAACAACTTAAATGGTACTGTTCCCCCAGAATTAGGAAACTTGTCTTCCTTGATTGTGCTGCATCTTGCTGAGAACAACTTGGTTGGTGAGTTACCACCAGAAGTGTGCAAAAGTGGGAAACTTGTAAATTTTAGTGCAGCCTTTAATAGTTTCACTGGCCCTATTCCAAGAAGCCTTAGAGACTGTCCATCCTTGTACAGGGTTCGACTTGAATACAACCGGCTGACAGGTTTTGCAGATCAGGATTTTGGAGTGTATCCCAACCTCACTTACATGGACTTCAGTCATAACAGGGTGGAAGGTGACCTCACTGCAAATTGGGGTGCCTGCAAAAACTTGCAATATCTCAGCGTGGCTGGGAATGGAATAAGTGGCAACATTCCAAGTGAGATTTTTCAGTTGGACCAACTACAAGAGCTTGACCTATCCTCCAACCAAATATCAGGAGAGATTCATTCACAGATTGGAAATTCCTCCAACTTGTATCAATTAAATTTGAGTGGAAACAAACTTTCTGGCATGGTACCAGTAGAAATTGGAAAGCTTTCCAATTTGCGATCCTTAGACCTCTCTATGAACATGCTACTGGGACCAATCCCCAATCAGATAGGGGACATCTCAAACTTGCAGAATTTAAATCTTAGCAACAATAACTTTAATGGCTCAATCCCCTACCAAGTTGGAAATCTTGCATCTTTACAAGATTTTTTGGACTTGAGTTTCAATGCACTTTCAGGAGGAATTCCTTCTGATCTTGGGAAGCTTTCAAATTTGGTAAGCTTGAATATCTCTCACAACAATCTGACAGGTTCAATCCCTGACTCCCTCAGTAAAATGGTCAGTTTGTCAGCCATCAACCTCTCCAACAACAATTTGGAGGGTCCAGTTCCCGAAGGTGGTGTGTTCAACTCTTCTCATTCCGTGGATTTGAGCAACAACGAAAATTTATGTGGAAATGTTCAAGGTTTGAAACCTTGTAATGTCTCTCTCACTAAACCTGATGGTGGTGGATCAAGTAACAAAAAGGTTGTGATCGCAATAGTTGCATCCTTGGGAGGTGCTCTTATTATTTCTTTGGTGTGTGTTGGGATTGTTTTCTTTTGCTGCAAGAGAAATTCAAGAACTCGAAGACAAAAGAGTTCAATCAAAAAACTAAATCCATTTTCCATTTGGTACTTCAACGGCAGAGTTGTGTACGGAGACATAATCGAAGCCACCAAGAACTTTGACAACCACTATTGCATTGGGGAAGGAGCATTGGGAAAAGTTTATAAAGCAGAGATGAAAGGTCAAGTATATGCCGTGAAAAAGTTGAAGTGTGATGCAGAAAACTTAGACATTGACAGTATAAAAACCTTTCGGCATGAGGTAGAAGCGATGTCAGAAACACGCCACCGAAACATAATCAAGCTTTACGGATTTTGCTCTGAAGGGATGCACACATTTTTAATCTATGAGTACATGAACAGAGGGAACTTATCAGGCATGCTGAAAGATGACAAGGAAGCATTAGAACTAGATTGGCCTAAGAGGGTTGACATCGTGAAAGGTGTAGCAAGCGCTTTGTCCTATATGCATCATGATTGTTCTCCCCCTTTAATTCACAGAGACATATCAAGCAACAACATTTTACTCTCCTACGATCTTTCAGCTCATGTCTCAGATTTTGGAACTGCAAGGTTTCTGAAGCAGGATTCACCTATTTGGACATCATTTGCCGGCACATATGGTTATGCTGCTCCAGGTGAACTTGTCTTACTCTTATTTATCTTTGAAATGTATGCTAGTTTGAAATTCaacttttttgttctttttggaAACTGACTAATATTCACTGTGCTGCAGAGCTTGCATACACAATGGCAGTGACTGAGAAATGTGATGTGTTCAGCTTTGGAGTTTTGGCTTTGGAGATTCTCACGGGAAAGCACCCTGGTGACCTTGTTTCCTACATACAAAGTACCAGTGAACAGAAAATAGACTTCAAAGAGATTTTAGACCCTCGTCTCTCGAGTCCTTCCAAGAACAATATTTTGAAGGAATTGGCATTGATTGCAAACCTTGCTCTTGCATGTTTACAAACCAATCCTCAATCTCGACCAACTATGCGATACATAGCTCAACTTCTTGAAATGGATACTGCTGATATGAGATAGCTCacaatttatgttttctttttctttcttttctgtcATAGCAGTAAACAACTTTCTGGCACGCATGTGTTTGTatttgtatatgtatatgtagaAATACTTATCTTCTAATCACAGTGACTGTTTTTCCCTTTTCTGCATAGcaatttattgaatgaaatgGTTAGAATATTCACTATGCTGCATTGCTTGTAGGTGGCAAGGGGGACAAAAATAGCTGTTCATGGTGATTTTTTCTATTTCCATTGATTTGGCAACTGCACACGCAAGCttactaattattttagtaagaaTTGCTTGATTTTTATCAACTATAAGACCTTTCTGACATTGTTTGTGAAAGCATTATAAATCTTCTATATCTGATAACACTTTAAAGTAAAACTCGTCAAATTATGACCAGGAAATTGGTTTGCACTTTCTATGTTCTTCTCTTCATTTCTAGAACCTGAAGAATCTGAAATAGGATAATATAAGTTAGGAAAAATCatgatttaataatatttccatataaattaaaaagtaatcaTGCTGACATATAACTCATATTCTCTTATAACTTTTACAGGAACTTCTCTCACAGAAGTAATATTTTTCAAGTATTAGGACAGAAAACTGCTTCTTTATCTAGCAAAGCAAAACAAGAGATTGCATATTCAAGGATTGAGAAGTGTGTCATAGATAAAAAGCATGAATTAGAATCTGTTATATAACATCAAATGGTGTTAATCAAGACAGATCCTGATAATAAGGCTGGAATTTGACCTTTTCAAAAAGGAAGAACTGGTCCTGTGTAttcaatattctttttctttttcgtg
The Vigna angularis cultivar LongXiaoDou No.4 chromosome 5, ASM1680809v1, whole genome shotgun sequence genome window above contains:
- the LOC108339929 gene encoding MDIS1-interacting receptor like kinase 2; translated protein: MINRKSYVCLAKAIPATLVLLLAMSEGISGLTQAEALLRWKQSLPDQPILESWVINSTATTQTPCSWRGITCDSQGTVTVINLAYTGLAGTLQNLNLSVFPSLLRLDLKVNNLTGTIPQNIGVLSNLQFLDLSTNYFNGTLPLSIANLTQVFELDVSRNDVSGVLDPSLFPDGSNSPKSGLIGIRNLLFQDTLLGGRIPDEIGNIRNLTLLALDGNSFDGPIPPSLGNCTHLSILRMPQNQLSGPIPPSIGKLTNLTDVRFFSNNLNGTVPPELGNLSSLIVLHLAENNLVGELPPEVCKSGKLVNFSAAFNSFTGPIPRSLRDCPSLYRVRLEYNRLTGFADQDFGVYPNLTYMDFSHNRVEGDLTANWGACKNLQYLSVAGNGISGNIPSEIFQLDQLQELDLSSNQISGEIHSQIGNSSNLYQLNLSGNKLSGMVPVEIGKLSNLRSLDLSMNMLLGPIPNQIGDISNLQNLNLSNNNFNGSIPYQVGNLASLQDFLDLSFNALSGGIPSDLGKLSNLVSLNISHNNLTGSIPDSLSKMVSLSAINLSNNNLEGPVPEGGVFNSSHSVDLSNNENLCGNVQGLKPCNVSLTKPDGGGSSNKKVVIAIVASLGGALIISLVCVGIVFFCCKRNSRTRRQKSSIKKLNPFSIWYFNGRVVYGDIIEATKNFDNHYCIGEGALGKVYKAEMKGQVYAVKKLKCDAENLDIDSIKTFRHEVEAMSETRHRNIIKLYGFCSEGMHTFLIYEYMNRGNLSGMLKDDKEALELDWPKRVDIVKGVASALSYMHHDCSPPLIHRDISSNNILLSYDLSAHVSDFGTARFLKQDSPIWTSFAGTYGYAAPELAYTMAVTEKCDVFSFGVLALEILTGKHPGDLVSYIQSTSEQKIDFKEILDPRLSSPSKNNILKELALIANLALACLQTNPQSRPTMRYIAQLLEMDTADMR